Proteins encoded together in one Rhodospirillaceae bacterium window:
- a CDS encoding acetate--CoA ligase family protein has product MPHKLDRLLRPKSVALVGASPKEGSVGRGMITSTGMAGTPSKIYFVNPGYDEIDGQKCYKSLADLPEVVDMAVLGIANARLEAALDELIACGIGAATIFASGYLEHDTEPKLTERIARKAKAAGIAICGGNCMGFYHLDFGLRVCGFPPPDWIRKGNVAFITHSGSAFSALCHTDRRFCFSLAVSAGQELETDMAAYLDFALDIPATKVVGLFLETVRDPQAFKAALAKARAKGIPVVALKVGRTAESAALAVSHSGAVAGNHAAYRALFDHYGVIEVGNMDELVNALHLFSSERKLAPGGLATMHDSGGFRELVLDLGIESGVPFAKINEATRQKLSTRLDYGLEPINPLDAWGTGNDWAGIFEDCLQALVDDPDTALATLCVEARDGYYLSAGYADILRKVAVRTTKPVFYTTNVASNANLEVITRLAHDGVPVLSGVQSMLNVVKKAMAERDRAAMGVDRAVAAPAGLRSKWAARLASGSLSEADALDLLADYGVPVIAHSHADSLESAVQAAEKIGYPVVMKTAEPGILHKSDVGGVKLGIKDAAALEAAYADLRARLGTRVLLMPMAGKGIEISFGMTQDAQFGPVVMVGAGGVLIEMMPDRRFVLPPFGTIEARRQIDQLSLRPLLDGKRGAEPADVDKLARAFAAFSVMVSDLDGLIGEIDVNPLIVNQDGTVAVDALIVAASRQ; this is encoded by the coding sequence ATGCCGCATAAACTTGATCGCCTGTTGCGGCCGAAGAGCGTGGCGCTCGTGGGCGCCAGTCCGAAAGAGGGCTCGGTCGGCCGTGGCATGATCACGTCGACGGGCATGGCGGGCACACCGTCGAAGATCTATTTCGTCAATCCCGGCTATGACGAGATCGACGGGCAGAAATGCTACAAGTCGCTCGCCGATCTGCCGGAGGTTGTCGACATGGCGGTGCTGGGCATCGCCAATGCGCGCCTGGAAGCGGCGCTCGATGAGCTCATCGCCTGTGGCATCGGTGCCGCCACGATCTTTGCCAGCGGCTATCTGGAACATGACACTGAACCAAAACTGACCGAGCGCATTGCCCGGAAGGCGAAGGCTGCAGGGATCGCCATCTGCGGCGGCAATTGCATGGGCTTCTATCACCTGGATTTCGGCCTGCGCGTCTGCGGCTTTCCGCCGCCGGACTGGATCCGCAAAGGCAATGTCGCCTTCATCACCCATTCCGGGTCGGCCTTCTCGGCGCTGTGCCATACGGATCGGCGCTTCTGTTTCAGCCTCGCCGTTTCCGCGGGCCAGGAGCTGGAGACCGACATGGCCGCCTATCTTGATTTCGCGCTCGACATTCCGGCGACCAAAGTCGTCGGCCTGTTTCTGGAGACAGTGCGCGATCCACAAGCTTTCAAGGCAGCGCTGGCCAAGGCGCGCGCCAAGGGCATTCCGGTCGTGGCCCTGAAGGTCGGTCGCACGGCGGAGAGTGCGGCGTTGGCCGTGTCGCATTCAGGTGCGGTTGCCGGCAATCACGCCGCCTACCGCGCTCTCTTCGATCATTACGGCGTCATCGAAGTCGGCAACATGGACGAGTTGGTGAACGCGCTGCATCTCTTCTCATCCGAGCGCAAGCTGGCGCCGGGCGGGCTGGCGACGATGCATGATTCCGGCGGCTTCCGGGAACTGGTGCTCGACCTCGGCATCGAAAGCGGGGTGCCATTCGCCAAGATCAACGAGGCCACGCGGCAGAAGCTTTCAACCAGGCTGGACTACGGGCTGGAGCCGATCAACCCGCTGGATGCCTGGGGCACCGGCAATGATTGGGCGGGCATATTCGAAGACTGCCTCCAGGCCCTGGTCGATGACCCGGACACGGCCTTGGCAACACTCTGTGTCGAAGCTCGTGATGGCTATTACTTGAGTGCCGGCTATGCCGACATCCTGCGGAAGGTCGCCGTCAGGACGACGAAACCGGTCTTCTACACCACCAATGTCGCCAGCAATGCCAATCTCGAGGTCATCACGCGGCTGGCGCATGACGGGGTGCCGGTCCTGTCCGGTGTCCAGTCGATGCTGAATGTGGTCAAGAAGGCGATGGCGGAACGCGACCGTGCCGCGATGGGGGTTGACCGGGCGGTAGCCGCACCAGCGGGCCTGCGCAGCAAATGGGCGGCGCGGCTGGCGTCGGGCAGTCTGTCGGAAGCAGACGCGCTCGACCTGCTGGCCGATTACGGTGTGCCGGTGATCGCTCATTCTCATGCCGACAGTCTGGAAAGCGCGGTGCAGGCGGCGGAGAAAATCGGCTACCCTGTCGTTATGAAGACCGCCGAGCCAGGCATCCTGCACAAATCTGATGTGGGTGGCGTGAAACTCGGGATCAAGGATGCGGCGGCACTTGAGGCCGCCTATGCGGACCTCAGGGCACGGCTGGGTACCCGTGTGCTGCTGATGCCTATGGCGGGGAAGGGGATCGAGATCTCGTTCGGCATGACGCAGGATGCTCAGTTCGGCCCGGTCGTCATGGTAGGCGCCGGTGGCGTGCTGATTGAGATGATGCCCGATCGCCGCTTCGTGCTGCCGCCCTTCGGGACGATCGAGGCGCGGCGACAGATCGACCAGCTCTCGTTGCGCCCGCTGCTGGATGGCAAGCGCGGTGCCGAGCCCGCCGATGTCGACAAGCTGGCGAGGGCCTTCGCGGCCTTTTCGGTGATGGTGAGTGATCTTGACGGCCTTATCGGCGAGATCGACGTGAACCCGCTGATTGTCAATCAAGACGGTACCGTCGCCGTCGATGCGTTGATCGTCGCCGCATCGCGACAATAG
- the betI gene encoding transcriptional regulator BetI: MAKAEAVKEVRRKQLIDATIRAIGRVGYANATLTHVASEAGLSPGIVNFYFKSKEQLLIATLEQIAEEYSAFWQAAINKGKVAPAAGLEAMIEADFHPTVCNVEKVSIWYAFWAEARGNQAYHDVVQRLEQDYLAQTETLCQRIIQEGGYEGVSAGDVATGLNAMIDGMWFDCLMEPKTFNRAEAKRICRQYLASVFPAHFAGGAKKSKGDNDNGVVLAIDQEVQGRNAHRARLAAALRKRMEPVGPLRREILAAAAGISVKILESWLDGRAEPTSWHIGRLIVATDAQLWMEVYGPIHDEAQRLFEARLANAQEHALRERAVLATLASKSE; the protein is encoded by the coding sequence ATGGCCAAGGCCGAAGCCGTTAAGGAAGTTCGCCGTAAGCAGTTGATAGATGCGACAATTCGCGCCATCGGCCGGGTCGGATACGCTAATGCGACGCTGACCCATGTGGCCAGTGAAGCCGGCCTGTCGCCGGGCATCGTCAATTTCTACTTCAAGTCCAAGGAACAGCTCCTGATTGCGACGCTGGAGCAGATCGCCGAGGAATATTCGGCTTTCTGGCAGGCGGCGATCAATAAGGGCAAGGTGGCGCCGGCCGCTGGCCTGGAAGCCATGATCGAGGCCGACTTTCATCCGACCGTGTGCAATGTGGAGAAGGTCTCGATCTGGTACGCGTTCTGGGCCGAAGCGCGTGGCAATCAGGCCTATCACGACGTGGTGCAGCGGCTGGAGCAGGACTACCTCGCCCAGACCGAAACGCTGTGCCAGCGCATCATCCAGGAAGGCGGCTATGAAGGCGTCAGCGCCGGCGACGTCGCGACTGGGTTGAACGCCATGATCGACGGCATGTGGTTCGACTGTTTGATGGAGCCCAAGACCTTCAACCGTGCCGAGGCGAAGCGCATCTGCCGGCAATACCTGGCCTCGGTCTTTCCGGCGCATTTTGCGGGTGGCGCCAAGAAGTCGAAGGGCGACAACGACAATGGTGTCGTCTTGGCGATCGATCAGGAAGTGCAGGGTCGCAATGCGCACCGTGCGCGCCTCGCGGCCGCCTTGCGGAAACGCATGGAGCCGGTGGGGCCTTTGCGCCGCGAGATATTGGCGGCGGCAGCCGGCATCTCGGTCAAGATTTTAGAGAGCTGGTTGGATGGCCGCGCCGAACCGACGTCGTGGCATATTGGCCGCCTGATTGTGGCCACCGATGCGCAGTTATGGATGGAGGTTTATGGCCCGATCCACGACGAGGCGCAGCGCCTGTTCGAAGCGCGGCTCGCCAATGCGCAGGAGCATGCGTTGCGGGAACGCGCGGTCCTCGCCACACTGGCCAGCAAATCAGAATAG
- a CDS encoding nicotinamide mononucleotide transporter, producing the protein MQIILDWLNQPLFSALGGTLSVVEVFGFATGLLAVWLTACRNIWNFPIGIANGALLFALFFDARLFADAALQILFIILGLAGWWFWLTGGVSKRKTIRASSPIEHLWTVLSVVILVGVLYAILTWLKGSIPIFDALITALSIVAQWLLNRKILETWLLWIATDIISIPVYLYKELYLIALLYMVFLVLACRGYQLWRREMLFGQAHKVPRAALAAE; encoded by the coding sequence ATGCAGATCATCCTGGATTGGCTAAATCAACCGCTCTTCAGCGCGCTCGGTGGGACGCTCTCGGTTGTCGAGGTGTTTGGCTTTGCGACCGGCCTCCTTGCGGTGTGGCTGACGGCTTGCCGCAATATCTGGAACTTCCCGATCGGCATCGCCAATGGCGCCTTGCTTTTTGCGCTGTTCTTTGATGCGCGCCTTTTCGCGGACGCCGCGCTGCAGATCCTGTTTATCATTCTCGGTCTGGCCGGGTGGTGGTTCTGGTTGACCGGCGGCGTCAGTAAACGCAAGACGATCCGGGCATCTTCTCCCATCGAACATCTGTGGACGGTGCTGTCGGTGGTGATACTGGTTGGCGTGCTCTATGCCATCCTGACTTGGCTCAAAGGGAGCATCCCCATCTTCGATGCGTTGATCACCGCGCTCAGCATCGTTGCGCAATGGCTGCTCAACCGGAAGATCCTCGAGACCTGGCTGTTGTGGATCGCGACGGACATCATCTCGATACCGGTTTATCTCTACAAGGAACTCTATCTGATAGCTCTCCTCTATATGGTATTTCTGGTTCTAGCCTGTCGCGGCTATCAGCTGTGGCGGCGCGAGATGCTGTTTGGCCAAGCTCACAAAGTGCCGCGCGCGGCCCTGGCGGCGGAGTAG